A portion of the Thunnus albacares chromosome 23, fThuAlb1.1, whole genome shotgun sequence genome contains these proteins:
- the LOC122975300 gene encoding thymidine phosphorylase — MLSIPDLIRRKRDGGKLSDEEIKTFIKAVTTKTIQECQIGAMLMSIWQKGMVDSEIESLTREMMSSGEVMSWPKEWAGRVVDKHSTGGVGDKVSLVLAPALAACGCKVPMISGRGLAHTGGTLDKLESIPGFEIRQSAEQVQKILSSVGCCIMGQTETLVPADRVLYALRDATSTVDSLPLITGSIISKKGAESLTALVLDVKFGRAALYKDLESAKELAQLLVNVGNSLGIRTGAVLSSMDATIGRCVGNSLEVIESLETLKGNGPEDLMELVTTLGGLLLKMTGLVSDLSEGSKRISEAVIGGTALSKFQAMMEAQGVAKQTAQTLCSASTDYFSVLRKSEQQTELKTPEDGVVVDIDGLALAEVLHKLGAGRSKAGQPINRSVGAELLVTLGQKVTKGVSWLRLHYEDPAPTQNQIDQLHRALTLRSDQNTQTRHKHSLVKELLLPQ; from the exons ATGCTGTCCATCCCAGATCTGAtcaggaggaagagagatggCGGAAAACTGAGCGACGAAGAAATCAAAACTTTCATTAAGGCTGTAACGACCAAAACTATACAGGAATGTCAGATAG GGGCCATGTTGATGTCTATCTGGCAGAAAGGAATGGTCGACTCGGAGATCGAGTCCCTGACCAgggagatgatgtcatcaggggaagtgatgtcatggccAAAAGAGTGGGCGGGGCGTGTGGTTGACAAACACTCAACAGGCGGGGTGGGAGATAAAGTCAGTCTGGTGTTAGCGCCCGCGCTAGCTGCCTGCGGCTGTAAG gtgCCTATGATCAGTGGGCGGGGCCTGGCTCACACAGGAGGAACTCTGGACAAACTGGAATCAATTCCCGGATTCGAAATCCGACAATCAGCAGAACAG GTTCAGAAGATCCTGAGCTCAGTGGGCTGTTGCATTATGGGTCAGACAGAGACATTGGTTCCTGCAGATCGAGTCCTGTACGCCCTGAGGGACGCCACCAGCACTGTGGACAGCTTGCCGCTCATTACTG gcTCTATTATCTCAAAGAAAGGGGCGGAGTCTCTGACTGCTCTGGTGTTGGATGTAAAGTTTGGACGAGCTGCTCTGTATAAAGACCTGGAAAGTGCTAAAGAACTAGCACAGTTATTG gtgAATGTAGGAAACAGTCTCGGAATACGTACAGGGGCGGTACTCAGCAGTATGGATGCTACGATTGGTCGATGTGTGGGCAACAGTCTGGAGGTGATCGAATCTCTGGAGACGCTGAAGGGGAACGGACCCGAAGACCTGATGGAGCTGGTTACAACCCTCG GCGGCCTGCTGCTGAAGATGACTGGATTGGTGTCTGACCTATCAGAAGGAAGCAAACGGATTTCTGAGGCTGTGATTGGTGGAACGGCTCTGTCAAAGTTTCAGGCCATGATGGAGGCTCAGGGCGTGGCCAAACAGACGGCTCAGACGCTATGCTCCGCCTCCACAGACTACTTCAGTGTCCTGAGAAAATCTGAGCAACAGACTGAACTAAAGACTCCTGAAGACG GAGTCGTCGTGGACATCGATGGTTTGGCTTTAGCTGAAGTTCTTCATAAACTGGGGGCGGGGCGATCAAAGGCCGGACAACCTATCAATCGCAGCGTGGGGGCGGAGCTACTGGTGACGCTGGGTCAGAAGGTCACAAAAG gtgtcTCCTGGTTGCGGCTCCATTATGAGGATCCGGCTCCGACTCAAAACCAGATCGATCAGCTGCATAGAGCTCTGACTCTGAGATCagaccaaaacacacaaacacgtcaCAAACACAGTTTGGTGAAAGAACTGCTGCTCCCTCAATAA
- the lsm8 gene encoding LSM8 homolog, U6 small nuclear RNA associated encodes MSTALESYINRTVAIVTSDGRMIVGTLKGFDQTINLILDESHERVFSSSQGVEQVVLGLYIVRGDNVAVIGEIDEETDSTLDLGNIRAEPLNSVVH; translated from the exons ATGTCCACCGCGCTGGAGAGCTACATTAACC GTACTGTGGCCATCGTCACATCAGACGGCAGGATGATTGTG GGCACTCTGAAGGGCTTCGATCAGACCATCAACCTGATCCTGGACGAGAGTCACGAGCGAGTGTTCAGCTCCAGTCAGGGTGTGGAGCAGGTGGTGCTGGGACTCTACATCGTCAGGGGCGACAACGT ggcGGTGATCGGGGAGATCGACGAGGAGACAGACTCAACTCTGGATCTTGGAAACATCAGAGCCGAACCGCTCAACTCTGTCGTccactga